A stretch of the Clostridium fungisolvens genome encodes the following:
- the hemW gene encoding radical SAM family heme chaperone HemW, which yields MEKIALYVHIPFCKQKCFYCDFHSFQGMEDTMERYTKALIAEIKNKASKYEITSVFIGGGTPTYLYLPLFEELLKCIGNLNLSEDVEYTIECNPGTLNDEILEVMKKNKVNRLSLGLQACQDNLLTVIGRIHNYKEFEENYYLARSKGFDNINVDLMYGLPGQKVDQWKESLSMIIKLNPEHISAYSLIVEEDTVFYRWYEQNRLNLPTEDQEREMNDLTHSLLKDSGYNRYEISNYAKEGKECKHNLVYWNLEDYIACGTGASSYIDGTRYKNLSNMNKYMEAIEKNLEEYEEIIKNSSEDNMEEFMFMGLRKLEGISEDKFKKKFKVSIDDIFKAVIDKHVKEGLLIRKNGMIFLSEKGIELSNYVMSDFMLT from the coding sequence ATGGAGAAAATAGCACTTTATGTACATATACCATTCTGTAAACAAAAGTGTTTTTACTGTGATTTTCACTCATTTCAAGGTATGGAAGATACTATGGAGCGATATACTAAGGCTCTTATAGCAGAAATAAAGAATAAAGCTAGTAAATATGAGATAACAAGTGTTTTTATAGGTGGGGGAACTCCCACCTATTTATATTTACCTCTATTTGAAGAACTTTTAAAGTGTATAGGAAACTTAAATCTTTCAGAAGATGTTGAATACACTATTGAATGTAATCCGGGAACCTTGAATGATGAAATCTTAGAAGTTATGAAAAAAAATAAAGTTAATAGACTTTCGCTTGGGCTACAGGCATGTCAAGATAATCTATTAACTGTAATCGGTAGAATACACAATTATAAGGAATTTGAGGAGAACTATTATTTAGCCAGAAGCAAGGGTTTTGATAACATAAATGTGGATCTTATGTACGGGCTTCCTGGTCAGAAGGTTGACCAATGGAAGGAAAGTCTAAGCATGATAATAAAATTAAATCCAGAGCACATATCAGCTTATAGCCTTATAGTTGAGGAAGACACAGTTTTTTATAGATGGTATGAGCAGAATAGACTTAATCTTCCAACAGAAGATCAAGAAAGAGAAATGAATGATTTGACTCATTCTTTATTAAAAGATAGTGGGTATAATAGGTATGAGATTTCTAATTATGCTAAGGAAGGAAAAGAATGCAAGCACAACTTAGTATATTGGAATTTAGAAGATTATATAGCCTGCGGTACAGGGGCATCTTCATATATTGATGGAACAAGATATAAAAATTTATCAAATATGAACAAATATATGGAAGCAATTGAAAAGAATTTAGAAGAATATGAAGAAATAATAAAAAATTCATCAGAAGATAATATGGAAGAATTTATGTTTATGGGGCTAAGGAAATTAGAAGGAATATCAGAGGATAAGTTTAAGAAAAAATTTAAAGTTTCCATAGATGATATTTTTAAAGCTGTCATAGATAAACATGTAAAAGAAGGTCTTTTAATAAGAAAAAATGGTATGATTTTTTTAAGTGAAAAAGGAATAGAACTATCAAACTATGTTATGAGTGATTTTATGTTAACTTAG
- the lepA gene encoding translation elongation factor 4, whose protein sequence is MQSNRQKHIRNFSIVAHIDHGKSTLADRLLETTGTLTQREMEEQVLDNMELERERGITIKSQAARLVYRREDGEEFILNLIDTPGHVDFNYEVSRSLAACEGAVLVVDATQGIQAQTLANCYLALDNNLEIVPVINKIDLPSARPEEIKQEIEDVIGIEAHDAPLVSAKTGLNIVDVLNSVIEKVPAPNGDEDAPLKALIFDSFYDSYKGVVCYVRVYEGKVKVGTKIKLMATNKVYEVTEVGVFTPGFMPMSELSAGDVGYVTGSIKNVRDARVGDTITEADRPTDTALPGYKPAVPMVFSGIYPVDGAKYEELKEALEKLQINDAALSFEPETSVALGFGFRCGFLGLLHMEIIQERIEREFNLDIITTAPSVIYKVIKTDGTLIELTNPTNLPEPTEIDYMEEPVVKASIISPTEYTGPIMELCQERRGRYIDMEYIETTRVVINYEIPLNEIVYDFFDALKSRTKGYASLDYELKGYETSELVKLDILLNGDTVDALSMIVPKERAYHKGRGIAEKLKEIIPRQLFEIPIQAAVGSKIIARETVKAMRKDVLAKCYGGDISRKKKLLEKQKEGKKRMRQVGSVEVPQEAFMSVLKVD, encoded by the coding sequence ATGCAAAGTAATAGACAGAAACACATAAGAAACTTTTCAATAGTTGCACATATCGATCATGGAAAGTCTACTTTAGCAGATAGACTTCTTGAAACAACAGGAACTTTAACACAAAGAGAAATGGAAGAACAAGTTTTAGATAATATGGAACTTGAAAGAGAAAGAGGCATTACAATAAAGTCGCAGGCTGCAAGACTTGTTTATAGAAGAGAAGATGGAGAAGAGTTTATACTAAACTTGATAGATACTCCAGGGCACGTAGACTTTAATTACGAAGTATCTAGAAGCTTGGCTGCTTGTGAGGGTGCTGTTCTAGTAGTAGATGCAACACAAGGGATACAAGCACAGACATTAGCAAACTGTTATTTGGCTTTAGATAATAATCTAGAGATTGTTCCAGTAATAAATAAAATTGATCTTCCTAGTGCGAGACCGGAAGAAATAAAGCAAGAAATTGAAGATGTGATTGGGATTGAAGCACATGATGCTCCTCTTGTATCTGCAAAGACTGGGCTTAATATAGTAGATGTATTAAATTCTGTTATAGAAAAAGTTCCTGCACCAAATGGAGATGAAGATGCTCCTTTAAAGGCTCTTATATTTGACTCCTTCTATGATAGTTATAAAGGTGTAGTTTGCTATGTAAGAGTTTATGAAGGAAAAGTTAAGGTTGGTACAAAAATAAAGCTTATGGCTACTAACAAAGTATATGAAGTTACAGAGGTTGGGGTGTTTACTCCAGGCTTTATGCCTATGTCTGAACTTAGTGCCGGAGATGTTGGATATGTTACTGGATCTATCAAAAATGTTAGAGACGCTAGAGTAGGTGATACTATTACCGAGGCAGATAGACCTACTGACACAGCACTTCCAGGATACAAACCTGCAGTACCTATGGTTTTCTCAGGTATATACCCTGTAGATGGTGCTAAATATGAGGAGCTTAAGGAAGCGTTAGAAAAACTTCAAATAAATGATGCTGCACTTTCCTTTGAACCAGAAACTTCAGTAGCTTTAGGTTTCGGATTTAGATGTGGATTCTTAGGGTTGTTACATATGGAAATAATACAAGAAAGAATTGAAAGAGAATTCAACCTAGATATTATAACTACAGCTCCATCGGTTATTTATAAAGTAATAAAAACAGATGGTACTTTGATTGAACTTACAAACCCAACAAATCTTCCAGAACCCACTGAAATTGACTACATGGAAGAACCGGTAGTTAAGGCGTCAATAATAAGTCCTACTGAGTACACTGGACCAATAATGGAATTATGTCAAGAAAGAAGAGGAAGATACATCGATATGGAATATATCGAAACAACAAGAGTTGTTATCAACTATGAGATTCCTCTAAATGAAATAGTTTATGATTTCTTTGATGCGCTAAAGTCAAGAACTAAGGGTTATGCATCGCTTGATTATGAACTAAAAGGTTATGAAACTTCAGAACTTGTTAAATTGGATATTCTTCTAAACGGAGATACTGTTGACGCATTATCAATGATAGTTCCGAAAGAAAGAGCATACCATAAGGGTAGAGGAATAGCTGAAAAGCTAAAGGAAATAATTCCAAGACAGCTATTTGAAATTCCAATACAAGCAGCAGTAGGATCTAAAATTATTGCAAGAGAAACAGTAAAGGCAATGAGAAAAGACGTACTTGCAAAATGTTATGGTGGAGATATATCTAGAAAGAAGAAACTTTTAGAAAAGCAAAAAGAAGGAAAGAAGAGAATGAGACAGGTTGGTTCTGTTGAAGTTCCACAAGAAGCATTTATGTCTGTTTTAAAAGTTGATTAA
- a CDS encoding stage II sporulation protein P — MYYNRRRVKEHNSLKTMLLMGVCLVIAVVMLFTNVRTSLLKNSYLYIKAIETSIPYFGASVQAGNDSFKNISLRDSIYDKISSDIVSPSKLLSAEIPFLNTGSDEKEYEENFATINPFNLSDAAVAKINPEELQQQQGQQPENQTPVKVSAAFNPNLKKQLNESKPEILIYHTHTTEAYKPAGADSTEEQYSVVGVGTQLEKELENYGISVIHDKTMHSMVYNDSYLRSAETVKKYLNKYGNNFKLIIDLHRDSAESKSSSTINLNGENVSKMMFVTAQNTPYYQQNNAITESLNETARKLFPGFSKGILSYKRGMNSFNQNLSNHSILIEIGSDINTSQESQGSAKYVARIIAEYLNGKK, encoded by the coding sequence GTGTATTATAATAGGAGGAGAGTAAAAGAGCATAATTCATTAAAAACTATGTTGCTTATGGGTGTCTGCTTAGTAATTGCTGTTGTTATGTTATTTACTAATGTAAGAACATCATTACTTAAGAATTCATATCTATATATCAAGGCTATTGAAACATCTATACCGTATTTTGGTGCAAGTGTACAAGCTGGTAATGATAGTTTTAAGAATATATCTTTGAGAGATAGTATTTATGATAAGATTAGCTCTGATATAGTAAGTCCATCTAAATTATTATCTGCTGAAATACCATTCTTAAATACTGGCAGTGATGAAAAAGAATATGAGGAGAATTTCGCTACAATAAATCCTTTTAATCTTTCAGATGCAGCTGTTGCTAAAATTAATCCAGAAGAACTTCAGCAGCAACAAGGTCAACAACCAGAAAATCAAACTCCGGTAAAAGTATCGGCAGCATTTAACCCAAATTTGAAGAAACAGTTAAATGAATCTAAGCCAGAAATTTTGATATATCATACCCATACAACTGAGGCATATAAGCCTGCAGGGGCTGATTCTACTGAGGAACAATATAGTGTTGTAGGTGTTGGAACTCAGCTAGAAAAAGAACTTGAGAATTATGGTATATCAGTTATTCATGATAAGACAATGCATAGCATGGTGTATAATGATAGTTATTTAAGATCCGCTGAAACTGTAAAAAAATATCTAAATAAATATGGTAATAATTTTAAATTGATTATAGATCTTCATAGAGATTCTGCAGAAAGTAAGAGTTCTAGTACCATAAACTTAAATGGTGAAAATGTGTCAAAGATGATGTTCGTAACAGCGCAAAATACACCTTATTATCAGCAGAATAATGCTATAACAGAGAGCTTGAATGAAACAGCTAGAAAGCTTTTTCCTGGATTTTCGAAAGGGATACTATCATATAAGAGAGGTATGAATTCCTTTAATCAAAATCTTAGTAATCATTCAATCTTAATAGAAATTGGTTCAGATATTAATACTAGTCAAGAGTCTCAAGGTTCAGCAAAGTATGTTGCTAGAATAATTGCAGAATATTTGAATGGTAAAAAGTAA